The following are encoded together in the Echinicola jeungdonensis genome:
- the murB gene encoding UDP-N-acetylmuramate dehydrogenase, with protein sequence MNIQENISLKAYNTFGIDKKARFFTRVHSNEEVIKALKTAKDKYVPAYILGGGSNILLTKDLFALVVKIDIKGVQVLKEDGENIWVKVGAGEIWHDFVLKAIAHKWAGIENLSLIPGTVGASPMQNIGAYGVEIKEVFEELEAVNRETLSVEKFNHSQCQFGYRESIFKNKAKDKYVITHVTFKLSKKPHFNISYGSISNTLKKMGYNQHDLTIEAISKAVIHIRQEKLPDPQEIGNAGSFFKNPTIPEKHFQTLKEEYPDIPGFPLEKGVKIPAAWLIDKAGWKGKTFGEIGVHKNQPLVLVNYGKGEGEAIKALSEKIQKDIQAKFGISLQPEVNFV encoded by the coding sequence ATGAATATACAAGAAAACATTTCTCTAAAAGCATACAATACTTTTGGTATAGACAAAAAAGCCCGATTTTTCACCAGGGTACATTCCAATGAAGAAGTAATAAAAGCATTAAAAACAGCAAAGGATAAATATGTCCCAGCTTATATTTTGGGAGGAGGAAGCAATATTCTATTGACCAAAGACTTGTTTGCCCTGGTGGTCAAAATTGACATCAAAGGCGTTCAGGTGTTAAAAGAAGATGGAGAAAATATTTGGGTAAAAGTAGGTGCAGGAGAAATCTGGCATGACTTTGTACTTAAAGCCATAGCCCATAAATGGGCAGGAATAGAAAACCTTTCTTTGATCCCCGGAACTGTTGGGGCTTCTCCCATGCAAAACATAGGAGCTTATGGTGTAGAGATCAAAGAAGTTTTTGAAGAACTGGAAGCCGTAAACCGGGAGACCTTGTCCGTGGAAAAATTTAACCATAGCCAATGTCAATTTGGATACCGGGAAAGCATTTTCAAAAACAAAGCCAAAGACAAATATGTCATTACCCATGTTACTTTTAAACTTTCCAAAAAACCCCATTTTAATATCAGCTATGGGTCCATTTCAAATACTCTAAAGAAAATGGGGTATAACCAACATGACCTTACCATTGAGGCTATCAGCAAGGCCGTCATTCATATACGGCAGGAAAAACTTCCCGACCCCCAGGAAATTGGGAATGCAGGCAGCTTTTTTAAAAACCCTACCATCCCCGAAAAACATTTCCAGACCTTAAAAGAAGAATACCCCGACATTCCAGGATTTCCACTGGAAAAGGGTGTAAAAATACCTGCTGCTTGGCTGATAGACAAGGCGGGTTGGAAGGGGAAAACTTTTGGAGAAATAGGTGTCCATAAAAATCAACCGCTAGTTTTGGTCAATTATGGGAAGGGCGAAGGGGAAGCCATCAAAGCACTTTCAGAAAAAATCCAAAAGGATATACAAGCAAAGTTCGGAATTTCTCTCCAACCTGAAGTCAATTTCGTTTAG